A genomic segment from Ptychodera flava strain L36383 chromosome 19, AS_Pfla_20210202, whole genome shotgun sequence encodes:
- the LOC139119176 gene encoding uncharacterized protein: protein MVITFVSTPCSVSSENGFLRVKNEAVSFFDQGSLVVDARGRLEKPNTLFRFYTTRERSQLQNRDEVHVWLGIPGERIGKSRHDVYMLKTHQQGNNKIIVAKAFKKSPDGDIFPPNNVSANDAELLKFRIDYEGNGIFSIRDSEVWNHLDQNKPRYHYLRVNANGVISRVRRNPRLHRPEYNDPGMLFYMMHLGKDSDLSDGN from the exons ATGGTGATAACATTCGTATCCACTCCATGCTCAGTAAGCAGCGAGAACGGATTTCTGCGGGTTAAGAACGAAGCCGTCAGTTTTTTCGACCAGGGCTCTTTGGTGGTGGACGCTAGGGGACGGCTCGAAAAACCCAACA CTCTGTTCAGATTTTACACGACCAGGGAAAGATCACAGCTCCAGAATCGAGACGAAGTACATGTTTGGTTGGGCATACCAGGAGAACGAATCGGCAAAAGTAGACACGATGTGTACATGCTGAAAACTCATCAACAGGGGAACAACAAAATCATTGTCGCAAAG GCTTTCAAAAAAAGTCCGGATGGCGATATCTTCCCACCAAACAACGTCTCCGCCAACGATGCGGAATTGCTGAAGTTCAGGATTGACTATGAGGGTAACGGTATCTTTTCAATAAGGGACAGCGAGGTGTGGAACCACCTGGACCAGAACAAACCACGGTACCATTACCTGCGAGTGAATGCCAATGGCGTGATCAGTAGGGTGCGAAGGAATCCACGCCTCCACCGACCAGAGTATAACGATCCCGGCATGCTTTTCTATATGATGCATCTTGGGAAGGACAGTGATCTAAGCGATGGAAACTGA